The Pomacea canaliculata isolate SZHN2017 linkage group LG14, ASM307304v1, whole genome shotgun sequence genomic sequence TGAGTTTCACCATGCAAATGGCATACTTGCATAAATTCACAGATATTTCAGACTTATATACTATCCATGCCTAGTATGACCAAAGTCTTGATAGTTCTTTGAAATTATCGGTGTGAATACAgactgaaacttttaaaattgcCATTCACACCGCTTGGTTCCATtggatgaaattttattttcagtctacCGTTTTGTATGGACGAtaataaactgttgttgtttaatCTACCCCTTTTTTTATTGTAGATAATCACGAGGTAGGGATTGCATAAAGAAGTAGAAATTGTGATTTCTCTGATACATTAAAAATTTCGAATAAAAAATCGTTTTTATCCTACCTTAGAAAGTCTGGACGTGGGTTGTGTCACGTGGACATCTGGTGCCTGGAGAGCAGGGTACATACTTGGTGTTCCCTGGATCTCACATAAGTGATAGGAGACAGGAAGTGTTTGTTCACATGATGTGACCGTTAGATGCCCTCTAAGCAAGACACTACGCATCGAGTAACTTGTGGTCACCACGCAGTTGTCGTTGGGCATTCTGAGTCCCAGGTTCTTTAGTTCCAAGACATGAGCGATGGTCTCGTCACACCACATCCAACTCTTTCGATATCtgacaaatattacaaaataaagtgGACAATAATTTTTACGGCGTTCaagcctgacgagagggggggacaggggtctggtgtacccgggcccgcggctgtcaagggggcccggccttggtcagtggatttttttttcttctcctccttttctttttcttctaaagaaaggtctaaggacagagcacccaagcattacacatgcagaagttgagtttcaagtctgtagaatacaaattaaacataatatactgggaaaataatttacgattacaagtacaaggggcccggagaggtcgtctgtcccggggcccgggctggctctcggcggccctgacgGCGTTCaatttatttgatgtttattgGACTCACTGAATAATCGCTCATTATCAATTTAGCAGACTGTATTTTCAGCGGTTTGGAACAACAAGCTTAGAAATCCGAAGAATGTCAGTAATAACTATAAGATATTACCATACAAACTTTCACCATACTTACATTGGAGGTAAAGATGACGGCGCGAACCTAACTCCAACGAAAATTCTTGAAGAATCTGTTAAATGATTGAAAAACTCCATAAAGAAGTCCCACACTGTTCTGGCACTAAAACTGGCGAGCTGTTGTTTACGCTCCTGACACCAACGGTTCGCATCATTCCAGGAAAGGTCTTCCTCCACCACGTGCGTGAAAGTAAAGCAGCGACCGTCCACCTCGACTTGTCCAGCGCCGCACGTGCCGTCACCTGACCAGCATCCAGCCTCATCTTCGCCGCCCACACAGTTAGACACaaagttacacgggaagtgatgctgcatgtcctcccatcgcacggccgagcagttccacctgccgtcaGACAACTTCACAGGCAGCGCCGACACGTGGTGGAAggaaaacatcattttaaaatgtccacCGTATGTCATAGAGTAAACTTTGTACTCCATCAGCATCTCACCAGGATAAAAATCCAGGTCACCGTTCATTTCTAAGGAACATATTGAATACTCTCTGTAACTGCTCTTTGTACGGAAAGTCAGGTGGTCAGGAAAACGGCTCAAGCAGGTGTAGGCGCTGTCAATATCATCAAAACTTATAACGACAATGTGATTGAGTGGCGCCACCAGGTGTACCCAAAAGTTTGTGTAGGGCGTGAAGTCCACGTTCGGAGTTTCTACATAACCTGTAAACacaactttaaaatttaaacaaaaatttggaaGAGAAGACTTTAAAAGAGTTAATAATTAcattagaattaaaataaaatcacctgtGTTTGGGGAGGTGAAGTTGACCAGTAACTGTGGACGACTGGTTTCTGGAACAGCcgagaaatttaaaagaaggtGAAAGGTTGAGCTGAGGCTGATTATTTTGACCAGAATTGTAAGACTTCTGGaataagtgtaaaatatttccgGGAGATAATTTGGACTTGCGTAAAAGAGAAGACTACCCTCATCATCACGTAGTATTAGGCGTATACACTCGATACACTCTTCACGAGTATGTGACACGTTCACATAGGCCACCATGCTTGGTGGAACCGTTAGCTCCACATTGCAGAAGTGAACAAAAGTCTGGTCTTGTCCTGTGTCGGAGGTCGGTCTGAGTGACATGGAGATGCTGCCCTCGCTACCTTTGACCTGATGAGTCTGAGATCGGATGACGCAGGTCAGGAGGTCAACATCAACTGGTTCAAGTCGTCCAAAAGTTTCGTTTTGACC encodes the following:
- the LOC112555548 gene encoding uncharacterized protein LOC112555548; amino-acid sequence: MRRNIISLLALLRLSVAIDGATDSVDDTGRQLFGTEDKTKTSSLLQDYTEHVVYTDTSDSSRVWSRDSHHYRDSVVKTSSSTEIPTVVYGQNETFGRLEPVDVDLLTCVIRSQTHQVKGSEGSISMSLRPTSDTGQDQTFVHFCNVELTVPPSMVAYVNVSHTREECIECIRLILRDDEGSLLFYASPNYLPEIFYTYSRSLTILVKIISLSSTFHLLLNFSAVPETSRPQLLVNFTSPNTGYVETPNVDFTPYTNFWVHLVAPLNHIVVISFDDIDSAYTCLSRFPDHLTFRTKSSYREYSICSLEMNGDLDFYPGEMLMEYKVYSMTYGGHFKMMFSFHHVSALPVKLSDGRWNCSAVRWEDMQHHFPCNFVSNCVGGEDEAGCWSGDGTCGAGQVEVDGRCFTFTHVVEEDLSWNDANRWCQERKQQLASFSARTVWDFFMEFFNHLTDSSRIFVGVRFAPSSLPPIYRKSWMWCDETIAHVLELKNLGLRMPNDNCVVTTSYSMRSVLLRGHLTVTSCEQTLPVSYHLCEIQGTPSMYPALQAPDVHVTQPTSRLSKPGYILCPANHFTHVFLACDVTSNCWSKTDGATYYCSPPLTSLPPLFECADIQQSVPYTLVCDHRADCLDGSDENICVFPRCDLDSPFRCSDRRCVQAIERCNGQVDCDDQADEANCLDMFNGIDRSRKLQNSFRIDSNSNGQIVYTELSPFSCPDSHFVCPSLHEVCLPVYFRCNGVNDCPGLEDEGACDRYTCPGFYRCRKTQSVRANSISSSCSSKTIKDFNVALRLMTVVMSDFLCWFPVGLIGILAANEFAISGEVNVGLAIFVLPFNAALNPFLYTINIYLERRRCRREEERQKRIIAQLKLINSYTEARNSKLKLTNNEALDLIKTMLSAKVFSPDELRNVIEVNRNTESV